In Anaerobacillus isosaccharinicus, one genomic interval encodes:
- a CDS encoding biotin--[acetyl-CoA-carboxylase] ligase, translating into MRSKLLQMLMAQQGKFVSGEAISNYLGCSRTAVWKHIEELRKAGYKVEAIPRKGYRVIHQPNLLTKNEIKAGLTTKYIGKNVVYEQSVSSTQEIAHRIASDGAEEGTVIVADEQLGGKGRLGRPWFSPIGSGIWMSLILKPKIPPQQAPQLTLLTAVAVIRGIKEQTGLHCDIKWPNDILLNGKKLVGILTEMQADPDQIHSVIIGIGINVNQDFFPEEIKEIATSLKIEKGEEINRASVMQSIMVQFEQLYELFLDEGFLPIKHMWEAHAITIGRRITARTITNSIQGYAKGITDDGVLLLEDDLGTIHKIYSADIEFNVTNS; encoded by the coding sequence ATGCGAAGTAAACTATTACAAATGTTAATGGCTCAACAAGGTAAATTTGTATCAGGTGAAGCAATCAGTAATTATTTAGGTTGTTCAAGAACTGCTGTTTGGAAGCATATTGAGGAGCTTCGTAAAGCGGGTTACAAAGTAGAAGCAATACCTAGAAAAGGCTATCGGGTCATTCATCAACCTAATCTTTTAACAAAGAATGAGATAAAAGCCGGCTTAACAACAAAGTATATCGGCAAAAATGTCGTCTATGAACAATCTGTTTCATCAACACAAGAAATTGCCCATCGTATTGCGAGTGATGGAGCCGAAGAAGGAACAGTCATAGTGGCAGATGAGCAACTAGGTGGCAAAGGAAGATTGGGTAGACCTTGGTTTTCTCCTATAGGGAGTGGAATTTGGATGAGTTTAATTTTAAAACCAAAAATCCCACCCCAGCAAGCACCCCAACTAACACTTTTAACCGCTGTTGCTGTTATTCGTGGTATTAAAGAACAGACCGGTCTTCATTGCGATATTAAGTGGCCGAATGATATTTTATTAAATGGAAAAAAACTCGTCGGGATACTAACTGAGATGCAAGCTGATCCTGATCAAATTCATTCCGTGATCATTGGGATAGGGATAAATGTTAATCAAGATTTTTTTCCTGAAGAAATTAAAGAAATTGCCACTTCCCTTAAAATTGAAAAAGGTGAAGAAATTAACCGCGCTAGTGTAATGCAAAGCATTATGGTTCAATTTGAACAACTGTATGAACTGTTCCTAGACGAAGGTTTTTTACCGATCAAACATATGTGGGAAGCTCATGCGATTACGATTGGTCGTAGAATAACAGCGAGAACAATCACAAATTCAATTCAAGGCTATGCAAAAGGGATTACTGATGACGGTGTTCTTCTTTTAGAAGACGATTTAGGGACAATACATAAAATTTATTCAGCAGATATAGAATTTAATGTCACAAATTCGTGA